A window of Saccopteryx leptura isolate mSacLep1 chromosome 5, mSacLep1_pri_phased_curated, whole genome shotgun sequence contains these coding sequences:
- the LOC136406412 gene encoding transmembrane protein 72-like isoform X1, with the protein MKLQMFWTGLEYTCRLLGIATAAVLIGVGTETFLQGHFKSLAFYLLFTGAIVSVCEGAYFVAQLLSICFQCLPGSLTYRAREKAYWLGCFQKFLAYMLLSVACFLHPVLVWHVTIPGSMLIITGLAYFLLSKRKKSKAAAAVLAPQEQYTDPSSSAVSSTGSGDTEQTYTFHGALREGPSSLFMHMKCILKGTRKPHTLQCPETLTELTLEPTDLLTKKKQVHFEDSVVKIDPALAEGLNSEDSELEETTSDTIPIIPAPRAPHFLSSLSGNGLF; encoded by the exons ATGAAGCTGCAGATGTTCTGGACTGGGCTGGAATATACCTGCCGGCTCCTGGGCATCGCCACCGCTGCAG TGTTGATCGGCGTGGGCACTGAGACCTTCCTCCAAGGGCACTTCAAAAGCCTGGCTTTCTACCTGCT GTTTACAGGAGCCATTGTGTCCGTGTGTGAAGGGGCCTACTTTGTGGCTCAGCTGCTGTCTATCTGCTTCCA GTGTCTTCCGGGGTCCCTGACCTACAGAGCAAGGGAGAAGGCCTACTggctgggctgtttccagaagtTCCTGGCTTACATGCTGCTGTCAGTAGCCTGCTTTCTGCACCCTGTCCTGGTCTGGCATGTGACCATCCCAG GCTCCATGCTCATCATCACTGGCCTGGCCTACTTCCTGCTGAGCAAGCGGAAGAAGAGCAAAGCTGCCGCTGCGGTGCTGGCTCCCCAGGAGCAGTACACAGACCCCTCCAGCAGTGCCGTGAGCTCTACTGGCTCTGGGGACACCGAGCAAACCTACACCTTCCATGGCGCCCTCAGGGAAGGGCCCAGCTCCCTCTTCATGCACATGAAGTGCATCCTAAAGGGAACTAGGAAGCCCCACACCCTCCAGTGCCCAGAGACCCTGACAGAGCTGACCCTGGAGCCAACTGACCTGCTGACTAAGAAGAAGCAGGTACACTTTGAGGATAGTGTGGTCAAGATCGACCCAGCCCTTGCCGAAGGGCTAAACAGCGAGGACAGCGAGCTAGAGGAAACCACCTCTGACACTATCCCCATCATCCCTGCCCCCCGGGCTCCACACTTCCTATCTTCTCTCTCGGGCAACGGCCTCTTCTGA
- the LOC136406412 gene encoding transmembrane protein 72-like isoform X2, whose amino-acid sequence MGSYEAVLSSMLIGVGTETFLQGHFKSLAFYLLFTGAIVSVCEGAYFVAQLLSICFQCLPGSLTYRAREKAYWLGCFQKFLAYMLLSVACFLHPVLVWHVTIPGSMLIITGLAYFLLSKRKKSKAAAAVLAPQEQYTDPSSSAVSSTGSGDTEQTYTFHGALREGPSSLFMHMKCILKGTRKPHTLQCPETLTELTLEPTDLLTKKKQVHFEDSVVKIDPALAEGLNSEDSELEETTSDTIPIIPAPRAPHFLSSLSGNGLF is encoded by the exons atgGGGAGCtatgaagctgtcctcagcagCA TGTTGATCGGCGTGGGCACTGAGACCTTCCTCCAAGGGCACTTCAAAAGCCTGGCTTTCTACCTGCT GTTTACAGGAGCCATTGTGTCCGTGTGTGAAGGGGCCTACTTTGTGGCTCAGCTGCTGTCTATCTGCTTCCA GTGTCTTCCGGGGTCCCTGACCTACAGAGCAAGGGAGAAGGCCTACTggctgggctgtttccagaagtTCCTGGCTTACATGCTGCTGTCAGTAGCCTGCTTTCTGCACCCTGTCCTGGTCTGGCATGTGACCATCCCAG GCTCCATGCTCATCATCACTGGCCTGGCCTACTTCCTGCTGAGCAAGCGGAAGAAGAGCAAAGCTGCCGCTGCGGTGCTGGCTCCCCAGGAGCAGTACACAGACCCCTCCAGCAGTGCCGTGAGCTCTACTGGCTCTGGGGACACCGAGCAAACCTACACCTTCCATGGCGCCCTCAGGGAAGGGCCCAGCTCCCTCTTCATGCACATGAAGTGCATCCTAAAGGGAACTAGGAAGCCCCACACCCTCCAGTGCCCAGAGACCCTGACAGAGCTGACCCTGGAGCCAACTGACCTGCTGACTAAGAAGAAGCAGGTACACTTTGAGGATAGTGTGGTCAAGATCGACCCAGCCCTTGCCGAAGGGCTAAACAGCGAGGACAGCGAGCTAGAGGAAACCACCTCTGACACTATCCCCATCATCCCTGCCCCCCGGGCTCCACACTTCCTATCTTCTCTCTCGGGCAACGGCCTCTTCTGA
- the LOC136406412 gene encoding transmembrane protein 72-like isoform X3, whose amino-acid sequence MLIITGLAYFLLSKRKKSKAAAAVLAPQEQYTDPSSSAVSSTGSGDTEQTYTFHGALREGPSSLFMHMKCILKGTRKPHTLQCPETLTELTLEPTDLLTKKKQVHFEDSVVKIDPALAEGLNSEDSELEETTSDTIPIIPAPRAPHFLSSLSGNGLF is encoded by the coding sequence ATGCTCATCATCACTGGCCTGGCCTACTTCCTGCTGAGCAAGCGGAAGAAGAGCAAAGCTGCCGCTGCGGTGCTGGCTCCCCAGGAGCAGTACACAGACCCCTCCAGCAGTGCCGTGAGCTCTACTGGCTCTGGGGACACCGAGCAAACCTACACCTTCCATGGCGCCCTCAGGGAAGGGCCCAGCTCCCTCTTCATGCACATGAAGTGCATCCTAAAGGGAACTAGGAAGCCCCACACCCTCCAGTGCCCAGAGACCCTGACAGAGCTGACCCTGGAGCCAACTGACCTGCTGACTAAGAAGAAGCAGGTACACTTTGAGGATAGTGTGGTCAAGATCGACCCAGCCCTTGCCGAAGGGCTAAACAGCGAGGACAGCGAGCTAGAGGAAACCACCTCTGACACTATCCCCATCATCCCTGCCCCCCGGGCTCCACACTTCCTATCTTCTCTCTCGGGCAACGGCCTCTTCTGA